A genome region from Leguminivora glycinivorella isolate SPB_JAAS2020 chromosome 13, LegGlyc_1.1, whole genome shotgun sequence includes the following:
- the LOC125232321 gene encoding uncharacterized protein LOC125232321, whose product MDALPKSGKKAWIQTKKKDELIILANSVVKDEDIKFSNENSVEEIRRFLRDYIEEQEEYRECTAEKLAYKMNSISNLEVFTGGNWRAYKQQLVCFFLLNDIDVNKKVPLLITKLGASVYELLTTICTPDSPVNLTYDQICDKLEKHYHPVRNYALEQAEFRKRNQQKDENLDKYILELKKLSKNCNFNNINDEIKERLFNGTFYEAVKFEVLKQADLPMEKLVEIGKTVEAAYNLTYKNEEKETKPQMFKLERNRGYGSRHETTKSKPEAGGSTGICFCCGKEGHMRAECTLRMKFCSECGTKGHIYKMCTQNKDNWRVKTLNVVDKETYKLIGNEEKSKRYDTPGPVSYDMFHCSEKDRIPSQKLSVHVNGKLLEFEVDTGADVSTITCSDKK is encoded by the coding sequence ATGGACGCTCTCCCGAAGTCTGGGAAAAAAGCTTGGATTCAAACTAAAAAGAAAGATGAACTTATTATTTTAGCAAATTCAGTTGTGAAGGACGAAGATATTAAATTTTCCAACGAAAATTCGGTTGAAGAGATTCGACGATTCCTTCGGGATTATATTGAAGAACAGGAGGAATATAGAGAATGCACGGCGGAAAAGCTCGCATATAAGATGAACTCTATTTCAAATTTGGAAGTTTTTACCGGAGGAAACTGGAGGGCTTACAAACAGCAGCTGGTATGTTTTTTCTTGCTAAATGACATAGATGTCAATAAAAAGGTGCCACTACTTATTACAAAACTTGGAGCGAGTGTCTACGAGCTCCTTACGACCATATGCACTCCAGACTCACCAGTAAATTTAACATACGACCAAATTTGTGACAAATTAGAAAAGCATTATCATCCCGTTAGAAATTACGCACTAGAACAGGCTGAATTCCGAAAGAGAAACCAACAAAAAGATGAAAATTTGGACAAATATATACTCGAACTAAagaaattatcaaaaaactGTAATTTCAATAACATTAACGATGAGATCAAAGAGCGACTATTTAATGGCACTTTCTATGAAGCAGTGAAGTTTGAAGTGCTTAAACAGGCAGACCTGCCAATGGAAAAACTAGTAGAAATAGGAAAGACTGTCGAGGCCGCATATAACTTAACATACAAGAATGAGGAAAAAGAGACTAAACCGCAAATGTTCAAGTTAGAAAGGAACAGAGGCTATGGTTCTAGACATGAGACTACAAAATCTAAACCAGAGGCAGGAGGAAGTACTGGAATTTGTTTTTGCTGTGGAAAAGAGGGCCACATGAGAGCTGAATGTACCTTGCGCATGAAGTTCTGTAGTGAATGTGGTACAAAGGGTCACATTTACAAAATGTGTAcccaaaataaagataattggaGGGTGAAGACCTTAAATGTGGTCGATAAAGAGACATACAAATTAATTGGaaatgaggaaaaaagtaaaaGATATGATACACCAGGACCGGTATCTTATGATATGTTTCATTGTAGTGAAAAAGACAGGATTCCATCGCAAAAGTTAAGTGTTCATGTAAATGGCAAATTGCTGGAGTTTGAAGTAGACACCGGAGCAGATGTAAGTACGATTACGTGTTCTGATAAgaagtaa